A window from Marinagarivorans cellulosilyticus encodes these proteins:
- a CDS encoding D-hexose-6-phosphate mutarotase → MQKTELVTPFGAKATIYHQGAHVTSWVPSEALGEQMFVAKQSEFSTGKAIRGGVPVCFPQFAAFGSGVKHGFARNIDWQVKSISDDQTEAVFSLANNEKTHELWPHKFELLLTVTLEPTKLVMALTVNNTDDKAFEFSGALHTYFAVSRYTDVQVSDLSGITYWDNGTELSDKKRAEQSVLSLDGALDRVYFDAPDALVLDDGALSKKITKRGFTDVVVWNPGPEGAKGLKDMGDNEYHGMLCVEAAIVDKPVQLAKGATWSGIQAIEVLVKN, encoded by the coding sequence ATGCAAAAAACAGAATTGGTAACTCCTTTTGGCGCCAAAGCAACAATCTACCATCAAGGTGCGCACGTGACATCTTGGGTCCCGAGTGAAGCCTTAGGGGAGCAAATGTTTGTAGCCAAGCAAAGCGAGTTTTCGACAGGTAAAGCCATTCGTGGTGGCGTGCCTGTTTGCTTTCCTCAATTCGCGGCATTTGGTTCTGGTGTAAAGCATGGTTTTGCGCGCAATATCGATTGGCAAGTGAAAAGTATTAGCGATGATCAAACCGAAGCCGTTTTTAGCTTGGCCAATAATGAAAAAACACATGAGCTTTGGCCGCATAAATTTGAGCTCCTACTAACGGTTACGCTTGAGCCAACAAAGTTGGTGATGGCCTTAACCGTCAATAATACTGATGATAAAGCCTTTGAGTTTAGCGGGGCGCTACATACTTATTTTGCCGTTTCGCGGTATACCGATGTGCAGGTTAGTGATTTATCCGGTATTACCTACTGGGATAATGGCACCGAGTTAAGCGATAAAAAACGAGCAGAACAGAGTGTGCTTTCGCTTGATGGTGCGCTAGATCGTGTCTATTTTGATGCGCCTGATGCGCTCGTTTTAGATGACGGAGCATTAAGCAAAAAAATTACTAAACGAGGCTTTACCGATGTAGTGGTGTGGAACCCTGGCCCAGAGGGCGCCAAAGGGTTAAAAGATATGGGTGATAATGAATACCACGGTATGCTGTGTGTGGAAGCGGCTATTGTCGACAAGCCTGTTCAACTTGCTAAAGGTGCAACATGGTCGGGCATACAGGCTATTGAAGTGCTAGTTAAAAACTAA
- the acnB gene encoding bifunctional aconitate hydratase 2/2-methylisocitrate dehydratase: protein MLEAYRAHVAERAAQGIPPKPLTPEQVADLVELLKSPPAGEEGTLVELLSTRVPPGVDEAAYVKAGFLSALIKGETSSPLITKAQAVELLGNMHGGYNIETLVSLLDCPDLASLAAKELKHTLLMFDAFHDVEEKAKAGNALAKEVIQSWADAEWFTSRAEVAQSIKVAVFKVTGETNTDDLSPAPDAWSRPDIPLHALAMYKMQRDGLTPDEAGITGPMAQVKAVQDQGLPVAFVGDVVGTGSSRKSATNSVLWFFGDDMPGVPNKRGGGICIGGKVAPIFYNTMEDAGALVFEAPVEKIGMGDVIEIRPYDGKILSESGDVLSEFELKSDVLLDEVRAGGRINLIIGRGLTAKARESLGLPTSTLFRVPAAPVDTGKGFTLAQKMVGRACGLPEGQGIRPGTYCEPKMTTVGSQDTTGPMTRDELKDLACLGFSADLTMQSFCHTAAYPKPVDITTQHTLPDFIMTRGGVSLRPGDGIIHSWLNRMLLPDTVGTGGDSHTRFPMGISFPAGSGLVAFAAATGVMPLDMPESVLVRFKGDMQPGITLRDLVHAIPLYAIKQGLLTVEKKGKKNIFSGRILEIEGLKDLTVEQAFELSDASAERSAAGCTIKQSIEKISEYLRSNITLLRWMVSEGYGDARTLERRASKMEEWLANPELLEGDADAEYAAVIEIDLAEVTEPVVCCPNDPDDARLLSEVAGDKVDEVFIGSCMTNIGHFRAAGKLFESTKGTLNSRFWISPPTKMDAHTLMEEGYYNIFGAKGARMEMPGCSLCMGNQARVADGATVLSTSTRNFPNRLGNGANVYLTSAELASVGGILGRLPTPAEYMKYASKINSMSDEIFKYMNFDQIKSFQDGAEEGKRIAATEIVEVRS, encoded by the coding sequence GTGTTAGAAGCTTACCGTGCACACGTTGCCGAGCGCGCTGCTCAAGGCATTCCCCCCAAGCCATTAACTCCCGAGCAAGTTGCAGACCTTGTTGAACTGCTTAAAAGTCCCCCCGCCGGTGAAGAAGGAACACTGGTAGAACTACTCAGCACCCGCGTTCCACCTGGGGTTGATGAAGCGGCTTATGTTAAAGCGGGCTTTTTGTCTGCGCTAATAAAGGGCGAAACCTCGTCGCCGCTCATCACAAAAGCGCAAGCCGTAGAGCTGCTCGGCAATATGCATGGCGGTTACAATATCGAAACATTGGTTAGCCTACTCGATTGCCCAGACCTTGCATCACTAGCGGCAAAAGAGCTCAAGCACACCTTATTGATGTTCGATGCCTTCCACGATGTAGAAGAAAAAGCCAAAGCCGGCAATGCTTTGGCCAAAGAAGTTATTCAAAGCTGGGCTGATGCCGAGTGGTTCACGAGCCGCGCCGAAGTGGCACAAAGCATTAAAGTGGCCGTGTTTAAAGTCACCGGTGAAACCAATACCGATGATTTGTCGCCAGCCCCAGATGCATGGAGCCGCCCAGACATCCCATTGCATGCGCTAGCCATGTATAAAATGCAGCGCGACGGCTTAACCCCCGACGAAGCTGGCATAACCGGCCCTATGGCGCAAGTTAAAGCCGTGCAAGATCAAGGCTTGCCTGTTGCCTTTGTTGGCGACGTTGTAGGTACTGGCTCTTCGCGCAAATCGGCGACCAACTCCGTTTTATGGTTCTTCGGTGACGACATGCCCGGCGTGCCCAACAAGCGCGGTGGCGGCATTTGTATTGGTGGTAAGGTCGCACCTATCTTTTACAACACGATGGAAGATGCTGGCGCCTTAGTTTTCGAAGCGCCTGTCGAGAAAATCGGCATGGGCGATGTCATTGAAATCCGCCCTTACGACGGCAAAATTCTGAGCGAAAGCGGCGACGTACTGAGCGAGTTTGAATTGAAGTCTGACGTACTATTAGACGAAGTGCGTGCAGGCGGCCGTATCAACCTTATTATTGGTCGCGGCTTAACGGCCAAAGCACGTGAATCGCTTGGCCTACCGACATCAACGCTTTTCCGTGTCCCGGCCGCGCCAGTAGATACCGGCAAAGGCTTTACCTTAGCGCAAAAAATGGTTGGCCGCGCTTGTGGTTTACCCGAAGGCCAAGGCATTCGCCCTGGCACATACTGCGAGCCCAAAATGACGACTGTGGGCTCGCAAGATACCACCGGCCCAATGACCCGCGACGAGCTTAAAGACCTCGCCTGTTTAGGCTTCTCTGCCGACCTGACGATGCAGTCGTTCTGCCACACTGCGGCATATCCAAAACCTGTTGATATCACTACGCAACACACCCTGCCCGATTTCATTATGACGCGCGGCGGCGTTTCTTTGCGCCCTGGCGACGGCATCATTCACAGCTGGCTTAACCGCATGTTACTGCCCGATACTGTCGGTACTGGCGGCGATTCACATACTCGCTTCCCAATGGGCATTTCCTTCCCGGCGGGTTCTGGCTTAGTGGCTTTTGCCGCGGCAACTGGCGTTATGCCACTCGATATGCCCGAATCGGTATTGGTTCGCTTTAAAGGAGATATGCAGCCAGGCATTACCTTGCGCGATTTAGTGCATGCAATCCCGTTATATGCCATTAAACAAGGCTTGCTCACCGTAGAGAAAAAAGGCAAAAAGAATATTTTCTCCGGCCGAATTCTTGAAATCGAAGGCCTAAAAGACTTAACCGTAGAACAAGCTTTCGAGCTTTCAGATGCCTCGGCCGAGCGATCTGCAGCAGGCTGTACGATTAAGCAATCCATCGAGAAAATTTCTGAATACTTGCGCTCGAATATCACACTATTGCGCTGGATGGTAAGCGAAGGTTATGGCGATGCTCGCACCCTTGAGCGTCGCGCCAGCAAAATGGAAGAATGGCTAGCCAACCCAGAACTACTCGAAGGCGATGCTGATGCCGAATATGCCGCCGTCATTGAAATCGACTTAGCTGAAGTAACCGAACCTGTCGTTTGCTGCCCCAACGATCCAGACGATGCTCGTTTATTATCTGAAGTCGCTGGCGATAAAGTTGACGAAGTATTTATTGGTTCGTGCATGACTAACATTGGTCACTTCCGCGCAGCAGGCAAATTATTTGAATCCACCAAAGGCACACTCAACTCACGCTTTTGGATTTCGCCGCCCACAAAAATGGATGCCCACACCTTAATGGAAGAAGGCTACTACAACATTTTTGGCGCAAAAGGCGCCCGCATGGAAATGCCGGGCTGCTCGTTATGCATGGGTAACCAAGCTCGCGTTGCCGATGGCGCAACCGTTCTATCAACATCAACGCGTAACTTCCCTAACCGCTTAGGTAATGGCGCCAACGTTTATCTCACCTCGGCAGAGCTTGCCTCCGTAGGTGGCATATTGGGTCGGCTACCAACCCCCGCGGAATACATGAAATATGCGAGTAAAATCAATAGCATGAGCGACGAGATCTTCAAGTACATGAACTTCGACCAGATCAAAAGCTTCCAAGATGGCGCCGAAGAAGGCAAGCGCATAGCCGCCACGGAAATTGTTGAGGTTCGCTCTTAA
- a CDS encoding ABC transporter ATP-binding protein, whose translation MPTSSTPILDIKNVSKSYGSGNNITQVLDDINLTMRDGEFVAIVGFSGSGKTTLISAIAGLIKPDSGTLLFKGESIDGPGPERGLVFQSYSLMPWLTVYSNIQLAVDQVFGSWSKAKRHEHIMYYIDMVGLSHAVDRRPAELSGGMRQRVSVARALAMKPELILLDEPLSALDALTRAKLQDEIEDISQKEKKTIILITNDVDEAILLADRIIPLTPGPCATFGPEFNVNIPRPRDRTAMNHDEEFKTLRKDITQYLMKVGMEKSAADDKKELPAIRPNTANPELPNALAEKAAKAHNPALDKYVEFSQVTKIYPTPKGPLTVVDEFDLKMKKGEFISIIGHSGCGKSTVLSMVAGLNSISGGGIILDGKEVTDAGPDRGVVFQAPSLFPWLSAKQNVALGVEKVYPHGTKKERNEIIEYYLSRVGLADSMHKKASELSNGMKQRVGIARAFALSPKLLLLDEPFGMLDSLTRWELQEVLMEVWTRTQVTAVCVTHDVDEAILLADRVIMMTNGPNAKVGKIMEVNLPRPRTRKQLLEHPDYYAYREELLSFLEDCEKEHHTAPTEPNNAQPSTQKNTQQIQTPQADKQKTAAIA comes from the coding sequence ATGCCGACTTCCTCAACTCCTATACTCGACATTAAAAATGTCAGTAAATCCTACGGCTCCGGTAATAATATCACGCAAGTACTTGACGATATTAATCTCACAATGCGTGACGGTGAGTTTGTTGCCATAGTGGGTTTCTCCGGTAGCGGAAAAACCACATTAATCTCTGCCATTGCAGGCTTAATAAAACCAGACAGCGGTACTTTATTATTTAAAGGGGAATCCATCGACGGGCCAGGCCCAGAAAGAGGTTTAGTTTTTCAAAGCTATTCATTAATGCCCTGGCTTACTGTCTACTCCAACATTCAACTTGCGGTAGATCAAGTATTTGGCAGTTGGTCCAAAGCAAAGCGCCATGAACATATTATGTATTACATTGACATGGTAGGCTTATCTCACGCTGTTGACCGAAGGCCTGCGGAGCTTTCCGGCGGCATGCGCCAACGCGTGTCGGTTGCTCGTGCACTCGCCATGAAGCCAGAGCTTATTTTACTTGACGAGCCGCTATCGGCATTAGACGCATTAACACGCGCCAAGTTACAAGACGAGATTGAAGATATCTCTCAAAAAGAAAAGAAAACAATTATTTTAATTACTAACGACGTGGACGAAGCCATTTTGTTAGCTGATCGCATTATTCCATTGACTCCAGGCCCTTGCGCCACCTTCGGCCCCGAGTTCAATGTAAATATTCCTAGACCTCGCGATAGAACAGCAATGAATCACGACGAGGAATTCAAAACTCTACGTAAAGATATCACCCAATATTTAATGAAAGTCGGCATGGAAAAATCTGCCGCTGACGACAAGAAGGAATTGCCAGCAATTCGTCCGAATACTGCCAATCCAGAACTACCCAATGCCTTGGCAGAGAAGGCAGCCAAAGCGCATAACCCAGCGCTAGATAAGTATGTCGAATTCTCGCAAGTTACTAAAATTTACCCTACTCCTAAAGGCCCTTTAACGGTTGTTGATGAATTTGATTTAAAGATGAAAAAAGGCGAATTTATTTCCATTATTGGACACTCGGGCTGTGGGAAATCTACCGTTTTATCCATGGTTGCAGGTTTAAATAGTATTAGTGGCGGCGGCATTATTTTAGATGGCAAAGAAGTCACCGATGCAGGGCCCGACAGAGGCGTTGTATTCCAAGCCCCAAGTTTGTTCCCTTGGTTAAGCGCCAAGCAAAATGTTGCACTAGGAGTAGAAAAAGTTTACCCGCATGGCACCAAAAAAGAGCGCAACGAAATTATCGAATACTATTTATCGCGCGTAGGCCTTGCTGATTCAATGCATAAAAAGGCTTCTGAGCTATCTAACGGCATGAAACAGCGTGTTGGCATAGCTCGTGCTTTTGCCCTTTCGCCTAAGTTGCTATTGCTGGACGAACCCTTCGGCATGCTAGATTCTTTAACCCGCTGGGAATTACAAGAAGTATTAATGGAAGTCTGGACACGAACACAAGTTACCGCCGTGTGCGTCACCCACGATGTAGACGAAGCTATTTTATTAGCCGACCGCGTCATCATGATGACAAATGGACCGAACGCCAAAGTCGGAAAAATTATGGAAGTAAATTTACCTAGGCCGCGTACGCGTAAACAATTGTTGGAGCACCCTGATTACTACGCTTACCGTGAAGAGCTATTAAGCTTTTTGGAGGACTGTGAAAAAGAGCATCACACCGCTCCTACTGAGCCCAACAATGCTCAACCGTCAACACAGAAAAATACTCAACAAATACAAACACCGCAAGCTGATAAACAAAAAACAGCTGCTATTGCTTAA
- a CDS encoding CmpA/NrtA family ABC transporter substrate-binding protein: MHKKTPFNRVLKVFATGALSVIASMTVTSAFAELELEKDELKFGFIKLTDMAPLAIAYEKGFFEDEGLFVTLEAQANWKVLLDRTIDGELDGAHMLAGQPLGATIGFGTQAHVVTAFSMDLNGNGITVSNSVWKEMKKNIPHKNGKPVHPIKADALKPVIDDYKKNGKQFKMGMVFPVSTHNYELRYWLAAGGINPGYYAPHQGDSSGTVAADALLSVTPPPQMPATLEAGTIFGYCVGEPWNQQAVFKGIGVPVITDYEIWKNNPEKVFGVSNEWAEKYPNTHLAVVKALIRAAKWLDENNNANREEAVKILSKSEYVGADYEVIANSMTGTFEYEKGDKREVPDFNVFFRYHANYPFYSDAIWYLTQMRRWGQISETKPDSWYFDIAKKVYKPEIYKQAAELLLKEGKIAKSDVPWESDGFKAPQNEFIDGITYNGKQPNAYLSNFPIGLKENETIKGSAVVSSKK; the protein is encoded by the coding sequence ATGCACAAAAAAACACCTTTTAACCGTGTACTTAAAGTCTTTGCCACTGGTGCACTTAGTGTAATAGCGAGCATGACAGTGACCAGCGCGTTTGCCGAGCTAGAGCTAGAAAAGGATGAATTAAAATTCGGTTTTATTAAATTAACCGATATGGCGCCACTAGCAATTGCCTACGAAAAAGGTTTTTTTGAAGACGAGGGGCTGTTTGTCACCTTAGAAGCACAAGCCAACTGGAAAGTTTTGCTCGACCGTACCATTGATGGCGAGCTCGACGGTGCACACATGCTCGCAGGTCAACCGTTAGGTGCAACCATTGGTTTTGGTACCCAAGCACATGTTGTGACAGCTTTTAGCATGGATCTCAACGGGAATGGCATCACCGTTTCCAATAGTGTGTGGAAAGAAATGAAAAAAAACATCCCACACAAAAATGGCAAGCCTGTTCATCCGATTAAAGCTGATGCATTAAAGCCGGTTATCGATGATTATAAAAAAAATGGCAAGCAATTTAAAATGGGCATGGTATTTCCTGTTTCAACTCATAATTATGAGCTGCGCTACTGGCTAGCGGCTGGCGGCATTAACCCAGGTTATTATGCTCCGCACCAAGGTGATAGCTCAGGCACTGTCGCTGCCGATGCCTTATTATCTGTAACCCCACCACCTCAAATGCCCGCCACCTTAGAGGCCGGTACTATCTTTGGCTATTGCGTAGGCGAACCTTGGAATCAACAAGCCGTATTTAAAGGCATTGGCGTCCCGGTTATTACCGATTACGAAATCTGGAAAAACAACCCAGAGAAAGTTTTTGGTGTATCGAACGAGTGGGCCGAGAAATATCCAAACACCCACCTAGCCGTTGTTAAAGCACTTATTCGCGCCGCGAAATGGCTAGACGAAAACAATAATGCAAACCGAGAAGAAGCGGTAAAAATATTATCTAAATCTGAGTATGTCGGTGCAGATTACGAAGTGATTGCAAACTCTATGACGGGCACCTTTGAATACGAAAAAGGTGATAAACGCGAAGTGCCAGACTTTAACGTATTCTTTCGCTATCACGCCAACTACCCCTTCTACTCTGATGCGATTTGGTACTTAACACAAATGCGTCGCTGGGGACAAATTAGCGAAACAAAACCTGACTCTTGGTACTTTGATATTGCTAAAAAAGTCTATAAGCCCGAAATTTACAAGCAAGCTGCTGAGCTTTTATTAAAAGAAGGGAAAATTGCTAAAAGCGATGTGCCTTGGGAAAGTGATGGTTTTAAAGCGCCACAAAACGAGTTTATTGATGGCATCACATACAATGGCAAGCAACCAAATGCTTACTTATCTAACTTCCCTATTGGCTTAAAAGAAAATGAAACAATAAAAGGCAGCGCGGTAGTATCCTCCAAAAAATAG
- a CDS encoding histone deacetylase, which translates to MLPLVTHPCYSFEFPASHRFPMDKFALLHAYLQEKGIATTKNTYRPGRARLELLTLGHDSDYIERFIAGTQTPAQLRTMGLPWSKPLVARTLISPNGTLLSALLALDRGIACHLAGGTHHAHYDYASGFCIFNDLAVAAQALIAQGKVQRVLIVDCDVHQGDGTAAILANTPSVFTFSLHCEKNFPARKAVSDLDVGLAPKTTDRVYLEVLDNALSKVLEQFQPNFVFYDAGVDVYEHDPLGLLNISLEGIRARDKLVLEECVRRNIPIATVIGGGYYDGLSSRADASLALAKRHAIVVEEANRWF; encoded by the coding sequence GTGTTGCCACTTGTAACACATCCTTGCTATAGCTTCGAATTCCCTGCAAGCCATCGCTTTCCGATGGATAAGTTTGCCTTGTTACACGCTTATTTACAGGAAAAGGGCATTGCTACTACAAAAAACACATACCGCCCAGGGCGCGCTAGGTTAGAGTTGCTGACATTAGGGCATGATAGTGACTATATCGAACGCTTTATCGCCGGCACCCAAACCCCAGCCCAGTTGCGCACAATGGGCTTGCCGTGGAGTAAGCCGTTGGTCGCGCGCACCTTAATTTCACCCAATGGCACGCTCTTGTCTGCATTATTGGCCTTGGACCGAGGTATTGCTTGTCATTTGGCGGGTGGCACGCATCACGCACATTACGATTATGCATCGGGCTTTTGTATTTTTAATGATCTAGCGGTAGCGGCGCAGGCATTGATTGCGCAAGGCAAAGTTCAGCGTGTGCTTATTGTGGATTGCGATGTTCACCAAGGCGATGGTACCGCGGCGATCTTGGCCAATACCCCCTCCGTGTTTACCTTTTCACTGCATTGCGAAAAAAACTTCCCTGCACGTAAAGCTGTTAGCGATTTAGACGTTGGTTTGGCGCCCAAAACGACAGATCGGGTTTATTTAGAGGTACTCGATAACGCCTTAAGCAAGGTGCTGGAGCAATTTCAGCCCAATTTTGTTTTTTATGATGCCGGTGTAGATGTTTATGAGCACGACCCGTTGGGTTTGCTGAATATTTCGTTAGAAGGCATTCGCGCGCGGGACAAATTGGTTCTAGAGGAATGTGTTAGGCGGAATATCCCTATAGCCACTGTGATCGGCGGTGGCTATTATGACGGCCTTTCGAGCCGTGCCGATGCAAGCTTAGCTTTGGCTAAGCGCCATGCCATCGTTGTTGAGGAGGCGAATCGTTGGTTTTAG
- a CDS encoding (2Fe-2S)-binding protein yields the protein MLKLRLNGQSVALDADPNMPLLYAIRDIQQLTGTKFGCGAGQCGACTVHIDGEPVRSCITPLSVAAGKSITTIEGLAHGAELHPVQQAWLDHNVPQCGYCQAGQMMSAAALLAQNPSPSDDEINNHMQGNICRCGTYPRIKKAIKQAGVRIQEVKRSAVNVQATEQGAQS from the coding sequence ATGTTAAAGCTTAGGCTTAATGGCCAATCGGTTGCGTTAGATGCTGACCCTAACATGCCTCTTTTATATGCAATTCGCGATATACAACAGCTTACCGGTACTAAGTTTGGTTGTGGTGCTGGTCAGTGTGGAGCGTGTACGGTTCACATTGATGGCGAGCCAGTGCGTTCGTGCATTACGCCCTTATCGGTCGCGGCAGGAAAAAGCATTACAACAATTGAAGGGCTTGCCCACGGGGCAGAGCTTCACCCTGTGCAGCAGGCGTGGTTAGATCATAACGTCCCGCAGTGTGGTTATTGCCAAGCTGGCCAAATGATGAGTGCCGCGGCTTTATTGGCCCAAAACCCCAGCCCAAGTGACGATGAAATTAATAATCATATGCAGGGCAATATTTGCCGCTGCGGCACTTATCCGCGCATTAAAAAGGCAATAAAGCAAGCTGGCGTTAGAATTCAAGAAGTGAAGCGTTCGGCTGTGAATGTGCAAGCTACAGAGCAAGGAGCGCAATCATGA
- a CDS encoding ABC transporter permease: MNKITNFFNLAGLTWFVPITRMAAGENPKEQLKQLWLVMGIPIVAFALFLMLWGQLANSVETSLGKIPGPTAVYEEAKGLWAEHKETREKEAAFYQRQETRNAKKLEKNPDAEVKWRTYTGKSTYIDQIYTSLKTVFMGFLIATIIAVPLGIFCGLSPIVSSAFNPIIQIFKPVSPLAWLPIVTMVVSATYVTSDEAWFEKSFLTSAITVTLCSLWPTLINTAVGVSSIDKDLMNVGKVLKLGWWTKITKLVLPSSLPLIFTGLRLSLGVGWMVLIAAEMLAQNPGLGKFVWDEFQNGSSHSLGRIMVAVLTIGIIGFLLDRVMSTLQTLFTFDVNR; the protein is encoded by the coding sequence ATTAACAAAATCACAAACTTTTTTAACTTAGCAGGGCTTACTTGGTTTGTGCCGATTACCCGTATGGCTGCTGGCGAAAACCCAAAAGAACAACTCAAACAACTCTGGCTGGTTATGGGCATACCTATAGTTGCTTTTGCATTATTCTTGATGCTTTGGGGCCAACTAGCTAATAGCGTAGAAACAAGCCTAGGTAAAATACCAGGCCCGACAGCCGTGTATGAAGAAGCCAAAGGGCTTTGGGCTGAACACAAAGAAACACGAGAAAAAGAAGCAGCGTTCTACCAGCGCCAAGAAACGCGCAACGCCAAAAAATTGGAAAAAAATCCAGATGCCGAAGTAAAATGGCGCACATACACAGGAAAATCTACTTATATCGATCAAATTTACACCAGCTTGAAAACCGTTTTTATGGGTTTTTTAATTGCGACAATTATTGCAGTTCCACTGGGCATTTTTTGCGGCCTTAGCCCCATTGTTAGCTCTGCTTTTAACCCTATAATCCAAATATTCAAGCCGGTATCTCCCTTAGCTTGGCTCCCTATTGTTACCATGGTTGTTAGTGCAACCTACGTCACCAGCGACGAAGCTTGGTTTGAAAAGTCATTTTTAACATCGGCTATTACCGTAACGCTTTGCTCACTCTGGCCAACACTGATCAATACCGCTGTAGGCGTTTCTTCGATCGATAAGGACTTAATGAACGTTGGTAAAGTTCTTAAGCTTGGCTGGTGGACAAAAATAACTAAGCTTGTTCTCCCCTCTTCTTTACCTCTTATTTTTACCGGCTTACGTTTATCACTCGGTGTTGGTTGGATGGTATTAATCGCCGCCGAAATGCTTGCACAAAACCCAGGGCTTGGTAAGTTTGTATGGGACGAATTTCAAAATGGTAGTTCGCACTCACTTGGCAGAATTATGGTTGCAGTTTTAACAATTGGCATTATCGGTTTCTTATTGGATCGCGTGATGTCTACGTTGCAAACGCTATTTACCTTTGACGTGAACCGTTAA